Proteins encoded within one genomic window of Polypterus senegalus isolate Bchr_013 chromosome 6, ASM1683550v1, whole genome shotgun sequence:
- the LOC120530578 gene encoding fibrinogen-like protein 1-like protein has product MWFQVHFVSCFAVLLGLSQLSRSSVVLSKGAQAGGISTTKVYRDCSQLPSNSPSGLYIIQPKDTHPLMVYCEMNTTGGGWTVIQRNNGSGELTWDESWTTYKYGFGDILQDHWLGMEYIHKIASQTIYEIRFVIYDASNNMKYADYNMFLLDNEKNGYKLRLGSYFGTAGDGMTVPEANKLHDNRKFSTKDKDQDNTSGNCASGYGGWWYDACIASNLNVKSSLTWYNLCTKCMGSIILIRPSSICRGA; this is encoded by the exons ATGT GGTTTCAAGTTCATTTCGTGAGCTGTTTTGCAGTTCTCTTGGGTTTGTCTCAGTTAAGCAGATCTTCTGTGGTTCTCAGCAAAG GAGCGCAAGCTGGAGGCATTAGCACTACCAAAG TCTACAGAGACTGCAGCCAGCTGCCCAGCAATAGTCCAAGTGGTCTGTATATTATTCAGCCTAAAGATACCCACCCTTTAATGGTGTATTGTGAAATGAACACAACTGGTGGTGGCTGGACTGTCATCCAAAGGAATAATGGTTCTGGTGAGCTGACCTGGGATGAATCCTGGACAACCTACAAGTATGGCTTTGGGGACATTCTGCAGGACCACTGGTTGGGAATGGAGTACATCCACAAAATAGCATCACAGACAATCTATGAAATTCGTTTTGTTATCTATGATGCATCAAACAATATGAAGTATGCCGATTATAATATGTTCTTATTGGATAATGAAAAAAATGGCTACAAACTGAGATTGGGCAGCTACTTCGGGACTGCAGGAGATGGCATGACTGTACCAGAAGCCAACAAGCTGCACGACAATAGAAAGTTCTCCACCAAGGATAAGGATCAGGACAATACTAGTGGCAACTGTGCAAGTGGTTATGGTGGCTGGTGGTATGATGCATGTATTGCctcaaatttaaatgtaaagagtAGCCTGACCTGGTACAATCTCTGCACAAAATGCATGGGGTCTATCATTCTGATTCGGCCATCCAGTATATGCAGAGGTGCTTAA